Below is a window of Catalinimonas alkaloidigena DNA.
CCGCCTCAGCCGCGTCGCTGCCCCTCCCGGATCAGCCTCCCCAACCTTTCCGAGCCTGCGAAACGGAAGATGGACAGAGGAGCCACCCGCCTCACGGGTGAAGCCGTTACAGCAAAAATCGCCAACTAATCCCCACTCTTATTAAATGTCATGAAAAAGAGTTTACTTTTTTACTGTGTGTGGCTGTTCTCCCTGGGGACCGCTTACGCGCAGACGCCGCTACCGACCGCTGCGCTCGACCTGACGTTGCAGTCGACCTATTCGGCGCAGACCATTCGCTCCGGCGTTGCGTACAATCCGGATCAGAAACTGTACTACAGCGTGACACCCAACAGCTCGAACTACCTGATCGAGACGTTCAATGCCGCGGGGGTTTCAAAAGCAAAGGTGAGTGCCGGGTTTGATTACGCCGGCGTCTGGTGGAACCCGAACACCCGCCAACTGGAAGGAAACGGATCGTTTTTCGGAGGAATCTGGGTACAGAATCTGGATGCCAATGCTTACCCGCTTAGCTCAGGAAGAAACGACATTCCCAACACAATGGGGCCTTATTTCTTTTCTTCTGCCCAGTATGACTGGATGGCCGATGAAATTATCCACTACTATGAAGGTAACATCTATCGCTACAAGCGGGCTACCCACGAGCCGGTAGGGACCGTGAGCGTGACGGGATTACCGGTGCCTACCGAAGACGTTCACAATGCATTCATTGCCTATACCGGGCTGCCGGGCTACGAAATAGGGTTGTACAACGAGCAGGAGAAAGTGCTCTACTATGTAAACAAAGCCACCGGGGCGTATGCAGGCAGTTCTCAGTTGCCGGTAAATACGCCTTCGGTCAGCTTGTTTAACCTGGGTTTTGCCAACGGACGCCTGTGGGTGTTCGACGACGCTACCCTGCGCTGGAACGGCTACAAGGTAATGTGTACGGCAACCTCGGGCGAGATTACGGCGACCGCTTGCGAGCGTTATACTTCACCCAGTGGCAAACACACCTGGACCGAAAGCGGTACCTACCAGGACCAACTGACCAATGCGGCCGGATGCGACAGTCTGCTGACCATCCGCCTGACCATCAAGAAGCCTACGGCGGCAACGTTCACGGAAGTTGCCTGTTCGCGTTACGTCTGGCGCGGCAAAACCTACACGCAAAGCGGCACGTACCGGGACACGATTCCGAATGCGGCGGGCTGCGATAGTGTGATGACGCTGAATCTGACCATCACACAACCGACCGCCTCCACCACGACGATTGCTGCCTGCGGTGCGTACGACTGGATGGGCACCACCTACACCGAGAGCGGTACCTACCAAACGACCATTCCGAACCGGGCGGGCTGCGACAGCCTCATGACCCTGAAACTTACGATCCACCAGCCGACGGCTTCTACACTGGCCATGACCGCGTGTGGCGCTTATGCGTGGCGGGGGAAAACCTACGAGGAAAGCGGCACCTACCGGGATACGATCCCGAACGCAGCGGGTTGCGACAGTGTGCTGACGCTGAACCTGACCATCACGCAACCGACTGCGGCGACGTTCCAGGCTACGGCTTGCGAGCAGTACGAATGGCAGGGCCAGGTGTATACCTCGGGGGGCACCTACCGGGATACCATTCCCAACGGGGCCGGGTGCGACAGCATCATGACGTTGGAACTGACGCTTCTGCAACCCACCGCTTCCACGACGCAGATTACTTCGTGCACACGCTACGAATGGCAAGGCACCGCCTATACCGAGAGCGGCACCTACCAGGCGACCATTCCGAATGCGGCCGGGTGTGATAGTGTCATGACGCTGGAGCTTACCATGAATCAACCGACCACTTCTGCCGCCACCGTAACCACCTGCGAGGCGTATGAATGGCGTGGCACCACTTACGAAGCCAGTGGCACGTATCGGGACACGATTCCGAATATAGCGGGCTGCGATAGTGTGATGACCTTGACGCTGACCATCACGCAACCGACCGCCTCCACCGCGACGATTGCCGCCTGCGGCGCGTACGACTGGATGGGCACGACCTACACCGAGAGCGGTACCTACCAAACGGCCATTCCGAATGCGGCTGGTTGCGATAGTGCCATGACCCTGAAACTTACCGTCACCACAGTGGATACGTCGGTGACCGTCGAGGGCGGCACGCTCACCAGCAATGCCGCTAATGCTACTTACCAGTGGGTGGATGTAGCGCAGAACTACCTGCCGATCGAGGGAGCCACCGCGCAGCAGTTCACGCCGGAGGCCAGCGGCACCTACGCCGTGATCGTCACCCAAGGCGAATGCAGCGATACGTCGTCGCACCTGTCGGTCGTGGTCACGGGAGTTGCCGATCGCCTGCTGGCGACGCACTGCAAAGCCTATCCTAACCCGACGGCGGGGGACGTGACGCTCTCGCTGGGACAAACCTACCGGCAGGTTGAGGTGCGTGTGCGCAACACCATGGGGCAGATCGTAGCGGTGATGCGGGCCGACGCTACCGCCGAGGTGCAGGTGCCGCTGCCGGGTGCCGCCGGGCTCTACATCGTCGAAGTGCAGGCCAACGAGCAGCGTACCCAACTCAAAGTCGTGAAGCGATAAGCTAGCACTCGCATATCTTACTTAACATCACCAAGCGCCTGGCCGGAGATCCGGTCAGGCGCTTTTGCATGGTCGCTATTCAAACACGACGGTGCGGTTGTGGTGGAAGAAGACGCGCTCTTCCAGCAGGAGTTTCAAGGCGCGAGCCAGGACCAGTTTTTCGATGTCGCGCCCCGCCTGCGCCATGCTGGCCGCCGTGTGCGTGTGCGTAACGGGCAGCACGTCCTGAGCGATGATCGGACCGGTATCCAGATCGTTGGTGACGGCATGGGCCGTGGCACCGATGATTTTTACCCCCCGCTCGAACGCCTGATGGTAGGGGCGCGCGCCGACAAAGGCGGGCAGAAACGAATGGTGGATGTTCAGGATGCGGAACGGATAGCGGGCCACAAACTCGGGAGAGAGGATGCGCATGTATTTCGCCAGCACCAGGTAATCGGGGCGGTACTGTTCGAGCAGCGCCAATACGCCCCGCTCGTGCGCGGCGCGGTCGTGGGTGGCCGGCACATGATGAAACGGAATGTCGAAGCGGTTCACGAGCGGTTCCAGCACGGCGTGGTTGCTGATGACCGCCTGGATGTCCGCGTTCAGTTCGCCGTCGGCGTGGCGCAACAGCAGGTCGCCCAGGCAGTGCGACTCTTTGGTGGCCATCAGCACAATGGGGCGTTTGCCCGCCGTAGCCAGCCGTACCGTCGTGGCCGGCGAGAGGCGCTGGCGCAACTGGTCCACCACTACCTGCGGAGGACGGTCGCCCGCAAATGCGGTGCGCATAAAGAAGTACTGGGTACTTTGGTCGACAAACTCTTGGTTGCTGATGATGTTGAAGCCGTGTTCAAACAGCACTTGGGTGATGCGGAAAACCAGACCCGGTTCGTCGGGGCAATCGATGTGGAGCAGGTGCGTCACAAAAACAGAGCTAACGCCCGCAGAGGGGCGGAACGTGGGGAATTATTCTTCAGTGTTGGTCGGGGTATACAGCGTCGCCTGCG
It encodes the following:
- the purU gene encoding formyltetrahydrofolate deformylase; protein product: MTHLLHIDCPDEPGLVFRITQVLFEHGFNIISNQEFVDQSTQYFFMRTAFAGDRPPQVVVDQLRQRLSPATTVRLATAGKRPIVLMATKESHCLGDLLLRHADGELNADIQAVISNHAVLEPLVNRFDIPFHHVPATHDRAAHERGVLALLEQYRPDYLVLAKYMRILSPEFVARYPFRILNIHHSFLPAFVGARPYHQAFERGVKIIGATAHAVTNDLDTGPIIAQDVLPVTHTHTAASMAQAGRDIEKLVLARALKLLLEERVFFHHNRTVVFE
- a CDS encoding T9SS type A sorting domain-containing protein, whose amino-acid sequence is MKKSLLFYCVWLFSLGTAYAQTPLPTAALDLTLQSTYSAQTIRSGVAYNPDQKLYYSVTPNSSNYLIETFNAAGVSKAKVSAGFDYAGVWWNPNTRQLEGNGSFFGGIWVQNLDANAYPLSSGRNDIPNTMGPYFFSSAQYDWMADEIIHYYEGNIYRYKRATHEPVGTVSVTGLPVPTEDVHNAFIAYTGLPGYEIGLYNEQEKVLYYVNKATGAYAGSSQLPVNTPSVSLFNLGFANGRLWVFDDATLRWNGYKVMCTATSGEITATACERYTSPSGKHTWTESGTYQDQLTNAAGCDSLLTIRLTIKKPTAATFTEVACSRYVWRGKTYTQSGTYRDTIPNAAGCDSVMTLNLTITQPTASTTTIAACGAYDWMGTTYTESGTYQTTIPNRAGCDSLMTLKLTIHQPTASTLAMTACGAYAWRGKTYEESGTYRDTIPNAAGCDSVLTLNLTITQPTAATFQATACEQYEWQGQVYTSGGTYRDTIPNGAGCDSIMTLELTLLQPTASTTQITSCTRYEWQGTAYTESGTYQATIPNAAGCDSVMTLELTMNQPTTSAATVTTCEAYEWRGTTYEASGTYRDTIPNIAGCDSVMTLTLTITQPTASTATIAACGAYDWMGTTYTESGTYQTAIPNAAGCDSAMTLKLTVTTVDTSVTVEGGTLTSNAANATYQWVDVAQNYLPIEGATAQQFTPEASGTYAVIVTQGECSDTSSHLSVVVTGVADRLLATHCKAYPNPTAGDVTLSLGQTYRQVEVRVRNTMGQIVAVMRADATAEVQVPLPGAAGLYIVEVQANEQRTQLKVVKR